From a single Nocardioides exalbidus genomic region:
- a CDS encoding branched-chain amino acid aminotransferase, with amino-acid sequence MQISTTANPTPVDDARLVEILANPGFGTHFTDHMLTVEWTPEKGWYDARITPYGPLTLDPATAVLHYAQETFEGMKAYRHADGSVWTFRPEQNAARMVRSSQRLAFPELPIDDFVACVDALVEADQRWVPDNSADGGEKSLYLRPFMFASETFLGVRPAQHVTFMVIASPAGAYFKGGIKPVNLWLSESFTRAGRGGMGAAKTGGNYAASLAAQREAIEMGCDQVVFLDDQEFRYIEELGGMNLFFVHRDGTVVTPETGTILEGITRASIMELAGKLGHAVEERKVSIDEWREGVASGEITEVFACGTAAVVTPVGELRSPSGVTPAPASTDLTMRIREALVGMQLGRAEDTFGWMHRVV; translated from the coding sequence ATGCAGATCAGCACCACCGCCAACCCCACGCCCGTCGACGACGCCCGGCTCGTCGAGATCCTGGCGAACCCCGGCTTCGGCACGCACTTCACCGACCACATGCTCACGGTGGAGTGGACGCCCGAGAAGGGCTGGTACGACGCGAGGATCACGCCCTACGGCCCGCTGACGCTCGACCCGGCGACCGCCGTTCTGCACTACGCGCAGGAGACCTTCGAGGGCATGAAGGCCTACCGCCACGCCGACGGCTCGGTGTGGACGTTCCGCCCCGAGCAGAACGCCGCGCGCATGGTGCGCTCCTCCCAGCGGCTCGCCTTCCCCGAGCTGCCGATCGACGACTTCGTGGCCTGCGTCGACGCGCTCGTCGAGGCCGACCAGCGGTGGGTGCCGGACAACTCGGCCGACGGCGGCGAGAAGTCGCTCTACCTGCGCCCCTTCATGTTCGCCTCGGAGACCTTCCTCGGTGTCCGGCCGGCCCAGCACGTCACCTTCATGGTGATCGCGTCCCCGGCGGGGGCGTACTTCAAGGGCGGCATCAAGCCGGTCAACCTCTGGCTCTCGGAGTCCTTCACCCGCGCCGGCCGCGGCGGCATGGGCGCGGCGAAGACGGGCGGCAACTACGCCGCGTCGCTCGCCGCCCAGCGCGAGGCCATCGAGATGGGCTGCGACCAGGTGGTCTTCCTCGACGACCAGGAGTTCCGCTACATCGAGGAGCTCGGCGGGATGAACCTCTTCTTCGTCCACCGTGACGGCACCGTCGTCACGCCGGAGACGGGCACGATCCTCGAGGGCATCACGCGCGCCTCGATCATGGAGCTGGCCGGCAAGCTCGGCCACGCCGTCGAGGAGCGCAAGGTCTCGATCGACGAGTGGCGCGAGGGTGTCGCGTCGGGCGAGATCACCGAGGTCTTCGCCTGCGGCACCGCCGCCGTCGTGACGCCGGTCGGTGAGCTCCGCTCGCCCAGCGGCGTCACCCCCGCCCCTGCCAGCACCGACCTCACCATGCGGATCCGCGAGGCCCTCGTCGGCATGCAGCTCGGCCGCGCCGAGGACACCTTCGGCTGGATGCACCGCGTCGTCTGA